From Rutidosis leptorrhynchoides isolate AG116_Rl617_1_P2 chromosome 3, CSIRO_AGI_Rlap_v1, whole genome shotgun sequence, a single genomic window includes:
- the LOC139900057 gene encoding serine/threonine-protein kinase/endoribonuclease IRE1-like: MSSDVIESEKGALLRAIEKFGNDVYGNNWGDTLNIEPLCTLKYYNGYSETSMRRLLRAIRNGCGHLEQRDQSILAVTGKTPGEIANYYCTTLPKLLIKVYRVMEKHSKNSVFRDVYFKWCV; this comes from the coding sequence ATGTCAAGCGATGTTATAGAATCTGAAAAAGGTGCTTTATTGCGTGCAATAGAAAAATTTGGTAACGATGTTTATGGTAATAACTGGGGTGATACGTTGAATATCGAACCCTTGTGCACACTTAAATATTACAATGGTTACTCCGAAACTAGCATGCGTAGGCTGTTACGTGCCATTAGAAATGGGTGTGGTCATTTAGAGCAGCGTGATCAAAGTATCCTGGCTGTTACTGGGAAGACTCCTGGGGAAATTGCTAATTATTACTGCACTACATTACCAAAACTGTTGATAAAAGTTTATAGGGTAATGGAGAAGCATAGCAAAAATTCAGTATTCAGAGATGTGTATTTTAAATGGTGTGTATAG